In Uranotaenia lowii strain MFRU-FL chromosome 2, ASM2978415v1, whole genome shotgun sequence, one genomic interval encodes:
- the LOC129747632 gene encoding nuclear mitotic apparatus protein 1 isoform X1, whose protein sequence is MDGIRWSKVLVQWVKDSNLIECDCENIEQCSVDQFYPKFQERMKNTLIINEPNIIRFLEIHFPHFEMYLTETKQIAAPDHFYIFSLLLYFSCVRHPEKFFQQICSSFDKHKQHAVTAFLKSMFDANHMRKEVDRAMIKKAIQDAMPHTMLPPSSSSPKIRPDPKSPPSNLSSVPSRLLSSDVLDSPIRPSRSESRISPPTPKTIILDERTRQLKELKAQLEAERYEKGYLEVQLKQLQDKNEKLLEDKSKHLKELRELKVELQNCNRENESPNKKRGVDHKLVRIERQLLEKEEMLDKLRIELETVNENNRNANEMISYRNTQIVKLKDQILELEGSISTLSECIEEKEEIIKLLRLEKDDLQNFIIQNRLEQGAGVDVLNGSFECLELSSADAGNNGTGSTGGGSSKNFSPENMACAVVDVQLKEKEAENCLLKRSLEVIEHEKVRVSGLVGQFFRLYNEVVGRLPNGTTDPGDVGFVEKMNIFKVCYETLFEEYARYREGKGLLEDRNDQLEEEVRQLSSKVISLKEVLRALESNTADINRELEAVKKHASDYKKHSLELEETVNKQKRDYLKLISEKDDLQKTLTDFVEENGNMQGTILKLHTERDGFIESNSKLNKEKDDMLKKLRDLSVEREALSKQNLDLNIELNSLKGEYDSITGKIDYMLVSLNEDHEGSDFSSWFEKMDDLRVRLVTLKEDKDRLTSLNMKLTFEKTALEKEISNGEYSRTLLEEKHNESRKTVENLTDQLAQLKASSLEKQESYSLLEKTKTDLEQNIQSLSAELLEVHSELTGTVEQLELCEKSLEHTRTELQLKNKELVSAQDCNNKLELEISNQQATMQILEQVQRDTLEKKSHLEDEIEQLRKSLQESHQSLSETKDQLCSIQQEQLKLADQNNRLLEENKSIEKKLLTETQHKNKQSGTIESLEMQLSDLQLLLDNQKQHTLEQEHTLTAQLKEAHSQRDLLHKMNQSLLSGFNLMQERIVSLDKTYQTKIENLQTKIPKLSGLLAKLSSYQFQLRLEKSTLEDKLTKMANEYATLQLENEKLNKQLVELTSSKKTVEEEKLALEEELTEFEEKARLDENKIQQLRREIDDLLVQKTRNIEEALGRQTEIGDQLAVALEARNDLEIQVNQAKEALQCVQDEVRKKDAQLRQLSVEHDELEIKCAKLEIELGEQKNVIIAEQQSKEQLEKRIEVLSFELTSAEMEVTKVKEELSSKEQDFSTEVNTVSRLSHEKELLEQKIQELATGLGTVRQAKNELQELLEQEKEKAEEYNSQAIELREKLLKITDKSRDLEQSRNLLLVKNDELSKESETLLEQLAEHTETITVIEEDRDALREEKCLLEANLERVDSDKESMGLQCAKLLAQLSKEREEASIEKKKYESDIDRVVEESKKLQSDLVSAEKEHRLLEQRIQELEQSRKHLEDTISSKGVIEGKLAELSRVVEELRQDKSNLETEIGATKMERDSILSNLQELKAKHTELEDVKKILEAEQQSIELSKTELTAKLESAQKESQETTEQIVLLKDTVKTITDILKMKDNELTTIKQQNETLKTEHHFVVTGMETEFNEKLNKMQLVKDTLDKQVQDLSNQVKQLSEEVTKKENELLSAVEKLQHSTTLLKSAEAQIAELNTQLGEKLSIQQSLESRVNKLGELVQRQEETIRINESQISLLSGQITDGENLRVELQRKLTGLEENCATLEKRVQDSMEQVSQLSETNSNQKAVIVEKDTEIHQLTEGLQKIKTFQTQLEEKVTAFETVVAEKDEIEQQLIQLQNEIETLGDEKRKISIELEALLEQKNDVDRRLIQQLQDYDTLNEEFLNERDANKENEHKQTELKQQIQSLVDENDRLKVAQDSSRVQLSTKEKRLVEQEKQMDKLKREMDGLFGKNQQMDSLTHELMSMKIQVTELVAKKDELNDVVEHKEIQEKALQDSMNHLKENLRSKQEEVDTLNTDLHNVKESLHSVKIENSKLKSTIELQQTKMLNLELKNTEQGKKIEKLEESLSKTELSHLEDNSKATTLLKQLEKYKDCESKMRELSELHEKERAMNEKFVQDIGILRAKLVKHRQTSEEKEQEWTHERHALVKKLDECNKQADEKIRDIRIEYEGKLEKMKEKMSLLYNDEREKTKARCEKDIQALKADLQQENKRFTKLEVHAAKLQQQLCTLNEKNLELMKENEFVKSKMRIMEEIREERKSMLPPPSHVRLCSNLKMEDEEGEIFNNTYLTDLKTGRMSPPFAGRDSVRYSELAQRNSMVPPHLRSSYLPQYTDSEWPEEDQKDAGSLNLDDSSTSLISRKKVGGTTSYKRPGPPTPSKKAGRLSFGGSIATNDFQYNPILKDSSINNNNTSTTSGGQGAIAALSSRLSFGGGRKSNADTLPPAGSSDTAPGSSLAELNARRKTPGKFKQMFSSTNLLNTLQRDEYKSTPKSTGPTASRLPQSKVTKPNSESTTECDSGKTGPIVGGSRKWIKRDSLGARVTPKQTTTKAGKQSRKMPTRFDRNRHLSSLDSDSSNNDSPRNGVDPYDGFCYEATPDRIQKIDINSMDIFCRTDRQTPKLMVFVGENKDENNNAELQGGLSNVCNKNSKKELPVRDWSSTSETSDFVQQLCNHRREKQRRKSRDQRRESFNRLRNINGGAFASRSAEYRNDQVTNAVETGDTQQHFESLLHQKILDRPSEILPSTARTKHDSDSFDNMVTSSTGIQGIMGFPLLERFSEIFRIALLQREKSISRQPSAVVKPESSTPELTAEQKRNQRAYLMLAGFAGLSFSALVFSIYLNYVDYRLSNNN, encoded by the exons ATGGACGGGATACGCTGGTCCAAAGTTTTGGTTCAGTGG GTTAAAGATTCCAACCTGATTGAGTGTGATTGTGAGAATATAGAACAATGCAGCGTGGATCAGTTCTATCCCAAATTTCAAGAACGGATGAAAAATACCTTGATCATAAACGAACCCAACATTATAAGGTTTCTCGAGATTCACTTTCCGCACTTCGAGATGTACCTCACGGAAACCAAACAAATCGCGGCTCCAGAtcatttctacatattttcgctgttgttgtatttttcCTGCGTACGGCATccggaaaagtttttccaaCAGATCTGCAGTTCGTTCGACAAACACAAGCAACACGCAGTTACTGCTTTTCTAAAGAGTATGTTCGATGCCAACCACATGCGAAAAGAAGTAGATCGAGCCATGATCAAAAAAGCCATACAGGATGCCATGCCTCACACGATGTTACCTCCATCATCGTCATCGCCGAAAATTAGACCGGATCCAAAGTCTCCACCATCTAACCTATCCAGTGTACCTTCCCGGCTGCTATCTAGTGATGTATTGGACAGTCCCATTAGACCTAGTCGCTCGGAGTCGAGAATTTCCCCTCCGACGCCCAAAACTATCATCCTGGATGAACGAACTCGGCAGCTCAAGGAGCTTAAAGCGCAGCTTGAAGCAGAGCGTTACGAAAAAGGTTACCTGGAGGTGCAACTTAAACAGCTGCAGGATAAGAACGAAAAACTAT TGGAAGATAAAAGCAAACATCTCAAGGAATTGCGGGAGCTAAAGGTGGAGTTACAGAATTGTAATCGAGAGAATGAATCCCCTAACAAAAAGCGAGGAGTCGACCATAAACTGGTCCGTATCGAACGGCAACTTCTGGAGAAGGAAGAAATGCTGGATAAGCTGCGAATCGAGCTAGAAACGGTTAACGAGAACAATCGCAATGCTAATGAAAtg ATTAGCTATCGTAACACCCAGATCGTCAAGCTAAAGGATCAAATTTTGGAACTCGAGGGATCGATATCCACACTGTCCGAATGCATTGAAGAAAAGGAAGAAATTATCAAACTGCTCCGGCTGGAGAAGGatgatttacaaaattttatcattcagAATCGCCTGGAACAGGGCGCCGGTGTAGATGTGTTGAATGGATCGTTCGAATGTCTAGAACTCAGTTCGGCAGATGCCGGTAACAATGGCACCGGTAGCACCGGAGGTGGTAGTAGTAAGAACTTTAGCCCGGAAAATATGGCATGTGCCGTGGTGGATGTGCAGCTGAAGGAGAAGGAGGCGGAAAATTGCTTGCTCAAAAGATCACTGGAAGTGATTGAACACGAAAAGGTTCGCGTTTCTGGATTGGTGGGGCAGTTTTTCAGACTATATAATGAGGTGGTTGGGCGACTGCCAAATGGAACAACCGATCCTGGCGATGTAGGATTTGTAGAGAAAATGAACATCTTTAAAGTTTGTTACGAAACGCTGTTTGAAGAGTACGCTAGGTATCGAGAGGGAAAAGGTCTTTTGGAAGATCGCAACGATCAGCTAGAGGAGGAAGTTCGCCAACTTAGTTCGAAGGTGATTTCTCTTAAAGAAGTTCTTCGGGCGCTAGAAAGTAATACGGCAGACATTAACAGAGAGCTAGAGGCTGTAAAGAAGCATGCTAGTGATTATAAGAAACATAGTTTGGAGTTGGAAGAAACTGTCAACAAACAGAAACGTGACTACCTTAAGCTGATTTCGGAAAAAGATGACTTACAAAAGACACTCACAGATTTTGTGGAAGAAAATGGAAACATGCAAGGAACGATTCTTAAGCTACACACCGAGAGAGATGGTTTTATTGAATCGAATTCAAAACTGAATAAAGAGAAGGATGATATGCTAAAAAAACTGCGAGATCTCTCTGTGGAACGAGAGGCCCTGAGTAAACAGAATCTGGACTTGAACATAGAATTGAATAGCTTAAAGGGTGAATATGATTCCATTACTGGAAAGATTGATTACATGTTAGTTTCGTTGAACGAGGATCATGAAGGTAGCGATTTTTCGTCGTGGTTCGAAAAAATGGATGACTTACGAGTGCGACTTGTTACACTAAAAGAAGACAAAGATCGTTTAACCTCGTTGAACATGAAATTGACTTTCGAGAAAACTGCTTTGGAAAAGGAAATCAGCAACGGTGAATACTCTAGAACTTTATTGGAAGAAAAACACAATGAATCAAGAAAAACCGTAGAAAATCTTACTGATCAATTAGCACAGCTAAAGGCGAGCTCTctagagaaacaagaaagttattcaCTGCTTGAAAAAACTAAAACCGATTTAGAGCAAAATATCCAGAGCTTGTCAGCAGAACTCCTTGAAGTGCACAGTGAACTGACAGGAACAGTTGAACAACTGGAATTGTGCGAAAAGTCGTTGGAACATACTCGAACAGAATTAcaactgaaaaataaagaaCTTGTCAGTGCGCAAGATTGTAATAACAAGCTAGAActagaaatttcaaaccaaCAAGCGACTATGCAAATTCTAGAACAAGTCCAACGAGATACTTTGGAAAAGAAAAGCCATCTTGAAGATGAAATTGAACAACTCCGAAAATCACTGCAGGAATCACACCAATCATTATCTGAAACTAAAGATCAACTATGTTCAATCCAGCAGGAACAATTGAAGTTGGCCGATCAAAACAATCGATTGTTGGAAGAAAACAAATCTATCGAAAAGAAACTCCTCACCGAAACTCAACACAAGAATAAACAATCTGGAACGATTGAATCGCTCGAAATGCAACTAAGTGACCTCCAACTATTGTTGGACAACCAAAAGCAGCACACTCTAGAACAAGAACATACATTGACTGCACAATTGAAAGAAGCACACTCGCAGCGTGatcttttacataaaatgaACCAATCATTATTGTCAGGCTTCAATTTAATGCAAGAGCGAATCGTAAGTCTCGATAAAACGTATCAAACTAAGATCGAAAATTTGCAGACCAAAATTCCCAAGCTATCCGGTCTGTTGGCAAAATTATCGTCATATCAATTCCAACTGCGACTGGAAAAATCGACCCTAGaggacaaattaacaaaaatggcaaatgaaTATGCAACTCTTCAGTTAGAAAACGAAAAATTGAACAAGCAATTAGTAGAGCTCACATCTTCGAAGAAAACAGTCGAAGAAGAAAAACTAGCACTTGAAGAAGAGTTGACAGAGTTTGAAGAAAAGGCACGACTAGATGAGAACAAAATTCAGCAGCTTCGACGGGAGATTGACGATTTGTTGGTACAGAAAACGCGCAACATTGAAGAAGCGTTGGGCCGGCAAACTGAAATTGGCGATCAGTTGGCAGTTGCTTTGGAAGCTAGAAATGATTTGGAAATTCAAGTTAATCAAGCCAAGGAGGCTCTTCAATGCGTACAAGACGAAGTTAGAAAAAAAGATGCACAATTGCGGCAACTTTCGGTGGAACATGATGAGCTGGAGATCAAATGTGCCAAGCTGGAAATCGAACTCGGAGAACAAAAAAACGTTATAATTGCCGAACAGCAATCGAAGGAGCAGCTTGAAAAACGGATTGAAGTTCTTTCTTTTGAATTGACGTCAGCGGAAATGGAAGTTACTAAAGTGAAAGAAGAACTGTCGTCGAAAGAACAGGACTTCAGTACCGAAGTGAATACTGTTAGCCGTCTGAGCCACGAAAAAGAACTTCTTGAACAAAAAATCCAAGAATTAGCGACGGGTTTGGGAACAGTAAGGCAAGCCAAAAACGAATTGCAGGAGCTGTTGGaacaagaaaaagaaaaagctgAAGAATATAATTCCCAGGCAATCGAACTGagagaaaaacttttgaaaataacagACAAATCAAGAGATCTGGAGCAATCTAGAAATTTGTTGCTGGTTAAAAACGATGAGCTGTCGAAAGAATCTGAAACACTTCTGGAACAGTTGGCGGAACACACGGAAACTATAACTGTAATTGAGGAAGATCGTGATGCACTACGAGAGGAAAAGTGTTTGTTAGAGGCAAATCTAGAACGTGTTGATTCTGACAAAGAGTCCATGGGTTTACAGTGCGCTAAACTGTTAGCTCAGTTGTCGAAAGAACGTGAAGAAGCTTctatagaaaagaaaaaatacgagAGTGACATTGACAGAGTGGTTGAAGAAAGTAAGAAGCTCCAGTCCGATCTAGTTTCTGCTGAAAAAGAACATCGGTTGCTTGAACAACGAATTCAAGAGTTGGAACAATCGAGGAAGCATTTGGAAGATACAATTTCGAGCAAAGGTGTCATCGAAGGCAAACTTGCTGAACTTTCACGAGTAGTTGAGGAATTAAGGCAAGACAAATCTAATTTGGAAACGGAAATCGGAGCTACTAAAATGGAACGCGATAGTATTTTGAGCAACCTACAAGAGCTGAAAGCAAAGCATACCGAATTAGAGGACGTGAAAAAGATCTTAGAAGCTGAACAACAGTCTATCGAACTTTCAAAAACTGAATTAACAGCTAAACTCGAATCAGCACAGAAAGAAAGTCAAGAAACGACTGAACAAATTGTTCTTCTGAAAGATACAGTAAAAACAATTACCGACATACTTAAAATGAAAGATAACGAACTTACGACCATAAAGCAGCAAAACGAAACCTTGAAAACAGAACATCATTTTGTTGTTACCGGTATGGAAACTGAGTTCAACGAAAAGTTGAACAAAATGCAATTGGTTAAGGACACACTAGACAAACAAGTGCAAGATCTTTCGAATCAGGTAAAGCAATTGTCGGAAGAAGTAACTAAGAAAGAGAACGAGCTGCTGTCAGCAGTAGAAAAACTTCAACATAGCACTACATTGCTAAAATCTGCTGAAGCCCAAATCGCTGAATTGAATACACAACTTGGAGAGAAACTGTCTATTCAGCAGTCTCTAGAATCGCGAGTCAACAAACTAGGTGAATTGGttcaaagacaagaagaaaCAATCAGAATCAATGAATCGCAAATAAGCCTACTTTCAGGGCAAATCACCGACGGTGAAAATCTTCGAGTTGAGCTGCAAAGAAAGCTAACTGGACTGGAGGAAAACTGTGCCACTTTGGAAAAACGAGTACAAGATTCAATGGAACAAGTTTCACAACTTTCTGAAACGAATTCCAACCAAAAAGCGGTTATCGTCGAAAAAGATACTGAAATTCATCAACTGACGGAAGGACTTCAGAAAATCAAAACCTTCCAAACCCAACTTGAAGAAAAGGTGACTGCTTTCGAGACGGTTGTTGCCGAAAAAGATGAAATCGAACAGCAGTTGATACAATTGCAAAATGAGATCGAAACATTGGGCGATGAAAAGCGTAAAATTTCCATCGAACTGGAAGCGCTTCTGGAGCAAAAGAACGATGTCGATCGAAGGTTGATCCAGCAGCTGCAAGATTACGACACGCTGAACGAAGAGTTTCTTAATGAAAGGGACGCTAACAAAGAAAATGAGCATAAACAAACGGAACTGAAGCAACAGATTCAATCACTGGTGGATGAAAATGATCGGCTCAAAGTGGCTCAGGATAGCTCTCGTGTTCAGTTGAGCACCAAAGAAAAACGTCTTGTTGAGCAAGAAAAGCAAATGGATAAGTTAAAGCGAGAGATGGATggtctttttgggaaaaatcaacAGATGGATTCGTTGACCCATGAGTTGATGTCGATGAAGATCCAAGTGACGGAATTGGTCGCCAAGAAAGATGAGTTGAATGATGTCGTCGAGCACaaagaaattcaagagaaagcTCTTCAGGATAGCATGAATCATTTGAAGGAGAACCTACGATCGAAGCAAGAGGAAGTCGATACCCTCAACACCGACTTACACAATGTTAAAGAATCTCTCCATAGCGTGAAGATCGAAAACAGTAAACTTAAATCTACCATCGAGCTGCAGCAAACAAAAATGCTCAACTTGGAGCTAAAAAACACCGAACAAggcaagaaaatcgagaaactgGAAGAATCGCTCAGCAAAACTGAACTCAGCCATCTGGAGGACAATTCGAAGGCGACCACACTGCTGAAACAGCTTGAAAAGTACAAAGATTGCGAAAGTAAGATGCGGGAACTTTCCGAGCTGCACGAGAAAGAGCGTGCGATGAATGAAAAGTTCGTGCAAGATATTGGTATCCTGCGGGCGAAACTGGTCAAACATCGCCAGACCAGTGAAGAGAAAGAACAAGAGTGGACCCACGAAAGGCACGCACTGGTCAAAAAGTTGGACGAGTGTAACAAGCAAGCTGATGAAAAAATCAGGGACATCCGGATCGAGTACGAGGGCAAGCTAGAAAAGATGAAAGAGAAAATG AGTTTGCTATACAACGACGAGAGAGAGAAAACGAAAGCAAGATGCGAAAAAGACATACAGGCCCTCAAAGCTGACCTTcagcaagaaaacaaaagg TTCACCAAACTAGAAGTCCATGCGGCCAAATTGCAGCAGCAATTGTGCACTCTGAACGAGAAAAATTTGGAGCTAATGAAGGAGAACGAATTTGTAAAATCCAAAATGCGTATAATGGAAGAGATACGCGAGGAGCGCAAATCCATGCTACCTCCTCCATCGCATGTGCGATTGT gttCCAACTTAAAGATGGAAGACGAGGAGGGTGAAATATTCAACAACACGTACCTCACGGATCTGAAGACGGGGCGCATGTCTCCACCGTTTGCCGGTAGGGATTCGGTTCGATATTCCGAACTCGCCCAGCGCAATTCCATGGTACCCCCGCATCTCCGCAGCAGCTATCTGCCGCAGTACACGGACAGCGAGTGGCCCGAAGAGGATCAGAAG GATGCAGGTTCGCTCAATCTTGACGACAGCAGTACCAGCTTGATTTCTCGCAAAAAAGTAGGTGGAACGACATCCTACAAACGACCCGGTCCACCAACACCAAGCAAAAAAGCGGGCCGACTGTCATTCGGTGGTTCGATAGCGACCAATGATTTCCAGTATAATCCTATTCTGAAGGATAGTtcgatcaacaacaacaacaccagtACAACAAGTGGAGGACAAGGAGCCATAGCTGCGCTCAGCTCTCGGCTCAGCTTCGGTGGGGGGCGTAAGAGCAACGCGGATACTCTACCGCCAGCTGGTAGTTCCGATACTGCGCCCGGCTCGAGTTTGGCCGAATTGAATGCCCGCCGCAAGACTCCGGGCAAGTTCAAACAGATGTTCAGCTCTACGAATCTTCTCAACACCCTGCAACGAGACGAG TATAAAAGTACTCCGAAAAGCACTGGTCCAACCGCAAGCCGGTTACCACAATCTAAGGTTACGAAACCGAACAGCGAATCCACTACCGAATGCGATTCCGGAAAAACCGGTCCCATCGTCGGTGGGTCGAGAAAGTGGATCAAACGAGACTCGCTGGGCGCTCGAGTTACACCGAAACAGACCACAACAAAAGCCGGTAAACAATCGCGGAAGATGCCAACGCGGTTCGATCGTAATCGTCACCTAAGCAGTTTGGACAGCGACAGTTCCAACAACGATAGTCCTCGAAACGGTGTCGATCCTTACGATGGATTCTGCTACGAAGCAACGCCGGATCGGATACAAAAAATCGACATTAACTCAATGGACATATTTTGTCGAACCGATCGGCAAACTCCGAAGCTGATGGTGTTCGTTGGAGAGAATAAGGACGAGAACAATAATGCGGAACTTCAAGGTGGCCTATCCAATGTTTgtaacaaaaatagcaaaaaagaGCTGCCTGTTCGAGATTGGTCCAGTACAAGTGAGACAAGTGACTTCGTTCAACAGCTTTGCAATCATCGGCGAGAAAAACAACGGCGCAAGAGTAGAGACCAGAGAAGAGAATCTTTCAACCGACTACGTAACATTAACGGAGGTGCGTTCGCTTCCCGGTCTGCTGAGTACCGAAACGATCAAGTTACGAATGCTGTAGAAACCGGAGACACGCAGCAGCATTTCGAATCGCTCCTGCATCAGAAAATTCTCGATCGCCCTAGTGAAATTCTACCCTCGACGGCGCGCACGAAACATGATTCCGATTCGTTCGATAACATGGTAACAAGTTCGACCGGAATTCAAGGTATTATGGGGTTCCCTTTGCTGGAACgattttcggaaattttccGCATTGCTTTGCTACAACGGGAAAAATCGATCAGCCGGCAGCCATCGGCCGTTGTGAAGCCAGAATCATCCACGCCTGAACTAACTGCCGAACAGAAGCGAAACCAGCGCGCTTATCTGATGCTGGCGGGCTTTGCCGGGCTTAGTTTTTCGGCTCTGGTCTTCAGTATCTATCTGAATTATGTAGACTACCGTTTGTCCAACAATAActga